Proteins encoded together in one Montipora capricornis isolate CH-2021 unplaced genomic scaffold, ASM3666992v2 scaffold_384, whole genome shotgun sequence window:
- the LOC138035411 gene encoding uncharacterized protein: MLGDSAPEFFQSLRVPDWTLLYFKLQSRIPDQGWQTMINLTHLGRTGNKADVPVLLNKNQIKAIRKMVFKIVRRALGITPLPEGAPRGYQVSLSAAVSWAARETRLHQPHQEALEVNLKLDGRPFFGRQQVMIGIVPVNVHHASSESCKSIYPIAIANCKESRQNIETLIRDLNNQKNAIKKNGITVDDRHFKVKFTVTLDYKALIMLLKHKDVDGKSVDTQLCQKGLDTECCAFCTVIRGCACPGIPHGEACAECFRKSKANIGEWTGIRDDLLFLLEEDLCNVNLCALHCELRNTEQLLTSLGMFAYECGSLKHCNAVLSEYGPDSMKGKDRIIVKTKPGQDSAIDRHNIQVISFSGSTERRFLDNIEEIVVRSLPDQNMINFFKNTDVVETYLLNHITFCEEMIQPGRSPGTVVCLSASGI; encoded by the exons ATGCTTGGGGATAGTGcccctgaattttttcagtccCTCCGTGTCCCCGATTGGACTTTGCTGTACTTCAAACTACAGTCCAGGATTCCAGATCAAGGATGGCAAACTATGATAAACCTGACCCATCTTGGGCGAACAGGG AATAAAGCTGATGTCCCAGTCCTGCTgaacaaaaatcaaatcaaggCTATAAGGAAAATGGTTTTTAAAATTGTAAGAAGAGCACTAGGGATTACACCACTTCCAGAAGGGGCCCCTCGTGGCTATCAAGTGAGCCTCTCTGCAGCTGTTTCATGGGCAGCAAGAGAGACTAGATTACATCAGCCACACCAAGAAGCCCTGGAGGTCAATCTGAAACTTGATGGAAGACCATTTTTTG GTAGGCAACAGGTCATGATTGGGATTGTTCCAGTGAATGTGCACCATGCGTCCAGTGAAAGCTGTAAAAGTATATATCCCATTGCAATTGCCAATTGCAAAGAAAGTAG GCAAAACATTGAAACTCTGATAAGGGACCTGAATAACCAGAAAAATGCCATTAAGAAAAATGGTATCACTGTTGATGACAgacattttaaagttaaatttacAG tcACTCTTGATTATAAGGCACTTATAATGCTTCTCAAGCACAAAGATGTTGATGGTAAAAGTGTGGATACCCAACTTTGTCAAAAGGGCTTGGACACAGAATGTTGTGCTTTCTGTACAGTTATTAGG GGTTGTGCATGTCCAGGGATCCCACATGGTGAGGCCTGCGCTGAATGCTTTAGAAAGAGCAAGGCAAACATTGGGGA gTGGACAGGGATAAGGGATGACCTCCTATTTCTCCTTGAAGAGGATCTTTGTAATGTTAACTTGTGTGCTTTACACTGCGAGCTGCGCAATACAGAGCAGCTATTGACTTCATTGGGAATGTTTGCGTATGAATGTGGAAGCCTGAAACACTGCAATGCTGTTTTGTCAGAGTATGGACCTGACAGCATGAAGGGAAAAGATCGAATTATAGTGAAGACAAAGCCTGGACAGGACAGTGCCATTGACAGGCACAACATTCAAGTCATATCATTTTCAG gGTCAACTGAGCGCAGGTTTTTAGACAACATAGAAGAAATTGTGGTCAGATCCCTGCCAGACcaaaacatgataaatttcTTCAAGAATACAGATGTTGTTGAGACCTACCTTTTAAATCATATCACATTCTGTGAAGAAATGATCCAG ccaggtagaaGTCCTGGCACCGTGGTGTGCCTGAGCGCTTCTGGGATATGA
- the LOC138035413 gene encoding uncharacterized protein F54H12.2-like, giving the protein MYKAFIETLLNYSRDEGDTLLAPQGWVNYLNVEEQLAAAGVDDDISTTAGWAHNSTNALKTATKLFYSNNKATMIMYPHLAAMRTGRLLVPRVEMVMELFCNTPDFFLFGTKTSGTGVKRYVTLGAGDIKVTFHLCRVNLNVSVGNELMAKIDVKGQMANYPMVKSQIRTFSFDGKTTLWTEDQLFTGRLPDRLVIGLLDSKAFNGDLEYYPYAFQDFGVKSIRQLVGGEEYPYPTLELDGTNTLKDWLGYHRVLEASGSLTNHRPHLIQPGDWGFGKNCTLFMFNNVPSGNADSPYHRNPKQKGKLRLEIRFNAAPNKNITILVFGEFEDSFQAGANGAVLYQKYE; this is encoded by the coding sequence ATGTACAAGGCTTTCATCGAAACCCTCTTGAATTACAGTCGAGACGAAGGCGATACGTTGTTGGCCCCTCAAGGTTGGGTGAATTACCTGAACGTGGAGGAACAATTGGCAGCTGCGGGAGTCGACGACGACATTTCCACCACCGCCGGATGGGCACACAACAGTACGAATGCCTTGAAGACGGCTACCAAACTCTTTTACAGCAATAACAAAGCCACCATGATCATGTATCCTCATTTGGCCGCCATGCGAACAGGACGTTTGTTGGTCCCTCGCGTAGAAATGGTGATGGAACTGTTTTGCAACACGCCGGACTTTTTCCTGTTTGGGACCAAGACCAGTGGCACCGGGGTCAAAAGATACGTCACGTTGGGTGCAGGGGATATCAAAGTCACTTTTCATTTGTGCCGCGTCAACCTGAATGTCAGTGTGGGTAACGAACTGATGGCCAAGATCGATGTGAAAGGTCAAATGGCGAATTATCCTATGGTCAAAAGTCAAATCCGAACCTTCTCGTTCGATGGCAAGACCACCTTGTGGACCGAAGACCAATTGTTCACAGGCCGTCTTCCCGACCGTTTGGTCATCGGGCTGCTGGATAGCAAAGCGTTTAATGGGGATTTGGAGTATTACCCGTATGCCTTCCAAGATTTTGGGGTGAAGAGTATTCGTCAACTGGTAGGTGGGGAAGAATATCCCTATCCAACGTTGGAATTGGATGGCACCAATACCCTGAAAGACTGGTTGGGCTATCACCGTGTTTTGGAAGCCAGCGGTTCCCTGACGAATCATCGCCCTCACCTGATTCAGCCAGGAGATTGGGGATTCGGCAAGAATTGCACTTTGTTCATGTTTAACAATGTACCCAGCGGGAATGCCGATTCACCGTATCATCGAAATCCCAAACAAAAAGGCAAGCTGCGTCTGGAAATCCGATTTAATGCCGCTCCCAACAAGAACATCACCATTTTGGTGTTTGGCGAATTCGAAGACAGCTTCCAAGCCGGTGCCAACGGAGCCGTCCTGTATCAAAAGTACGAGTGA
- the LOC138035412 gene encoding uncharacterized protein, with protein MIRQPSSTMIVGPSGSGKTQLTEALLTEGDVFEGGRTKPCHYCYAVWQPRFERMKGRGIRFHEGIPDIDHLRQWFGKSQGGILVLDDLMDEGGNDKRVLDLFTRESHHRNITVLYLCQDLFPPGKYAKTISRNAHYLFVFKNPRDQSGFRALTLQAFPDRWRDVLRLFERCTQRPYGYIMMDLHPASDDRYRLFSCVTPSDGPTQVWKRE; from the coding sequence ATGATACGACAACCCAGTAGTACGATGATCGTCGGTCCCTCGGGGAGCGGCAAAACGCAATTGACCGAAGCGCTCTTGACGGAAGGTGATGTCTTTGAAGGAGGTCGGACGAAACCGTGTCATTACTGTTATGCCGTATGGCAACCACGTTTCGAACGGATGAAAGGTCGTGGGATCCGATTTCACGAAGGGATTCCCGACATCGATCATCTTCGACAATGGTTTGGAAAAAGTCAAGGCGGCATCTTGGTCTTGGACGATCTCATGGACGAAGGTGGGAACGACAAACGCGTGTTGGATCTATTTACCCGAGAATCGCATCATCGGAACATCACGGTGTTGTATTTGTGTCAAGATTTATTTCCACCCGGCAAGTATGCCAAGACCATCTCTAGGAACGCCCATTATCTCTTCGTGTTCAAGAATCCTAGAGATCAATCGGGATTTCGAGCCTTGACGTTGCAAGCCTTTCCCGATCGATGGCGTGACGTGCTTCGTCTCTTCGAGAGGTGTACGCAACGTCCGTACGGGTATATAATGATGGACCTTCATCCCGCTTCAGACGATCGGTACCGACTGTTCAGTTGTGTGACACCATCGGATGGTCCGACTCAAGTGTGGAAACGTGAATGA